One genomic window of Phycisphaerales bacterium includes the following:
- a CDS encoding glycosyltransferase family 2 protein: MPDVPKPLSVAIICKNNEATIGRTLESVRRLGQEIVAVDSGSTDGTLDMLGENGVRVIEAEWQGYVGTKQFALERCGQPWVLSLDSDESLTPELRRSIEALDLESEGGPSGYRVNRKVFYDGRYFEHTWQPEWRLRLVRRDRYRWEGLDPHDELRPIDGGEATADLAGDLRHDSFSGFAELMRKHVGHAQLMATSLHAEGRRAGPLKLAISPVQAFVRQAVFRRGYRDGTRGWAAAGAMAAYTLMKYVCLLELQDQAGRQREERR, encoded by the coding sequence ATGCCCGACGTTCCCAAGCCGCTGTCGGTGGCGATCATCTGCAAGAACAACGAGGCGACCATCGGCCGGACCCTCGAGAGCGTGCGCAGGCTGGGGCAAGAGATCGTGGCCGTCGACTCGGGCTCGACCGATGGCACGCTGGACATGCTCGGCGAGAACGGGGTGCGGGTGATCGAGGCCGAATGGCAGGGGTACGTGGGCACGAAGCAGTTCGCCCTGGAGCGATGCGGGCAGCCCTGGGTGCTGTCGCTCGACAGCGACGAGTCGCTGACGCCCGAGCTTCGGCGGTCGATCGAAGCGCTCGACCTCGAGTCTGAGGGCGGGCCGAGCGGCTACCGCGTGAACCGCAAGGTGTTCTACGACGGGCGGTACTTCGAGCACACGTGGCAGCCCGAGTGGCGGCTTCGGCTGGTTCGGCGGGATCGGTACCGATGGGAGGGGCTCGACCCGCACGACGAGCTGCGGCCGATCGATGGCGGAGAAGCGACGGCCGACCTCGCGGGCGACCTTCGGCACGATAGTTTTTCGGGGTTTGCCGAGCTGATGCGCAAGCACGTGGGGCACGCCCAGCTCATGGCGACGAGCCTGCACGCCGAGGGACGGCGGGCGGGGCCGCTGAAGCTGGCGATCTCGCCGGTACAGGCGTTCGTGCGGCAGGCGGTGTTCCGGCGCGGGTATCGGGACGGCACGCGGGGCTGGGCGGCGGCCGGCGCGATGGCTGCATATACCCTCATGAAGTACGTGTGCCTGCTGGAGCTCCAGGACCAGGCGGGCCGACAGCGAGAGGAGCGGCGGTGA
- a CDS encoding class I SAM-dependent methyltransferase → MTTIQQERAPVSGPSSIDLSGVNKTLQFEDARDPRVAPTVADMKKWVLRWRLKGEPLGVNGAVKKRWYVRPHKMWEYSRGLALTGASGPTREPGAKLHCLDVGGAMTLPILYLGSLGDRVVCLDIDPTMTRQSMDAAERQGLELDCRTTNLGEEDPSAADLGAPEAGFDRVYCFSVIEHILPPEQERVASRMGGLVKPGGMLCITFDFGEHGPMEAPMRTMDDAHKLGDLIGLPLIGGDFVDTGDRYPLNRKHPQARYTFGSMFFRRPEA, encoded by the coding sequence GTGACCACGATCCAGCAGGAGCGAGCGCCCGTGAGCGGACCTTCGTCGATTGACCTGAGCGGCGTGAACAAGACGCTTCAGTTCGAGGACGCGCGCGACCCGCGGGTGGCCCCCACCGTCGCGGACATGAAGAAGTGGGTGCTGCGGTGGCGTTTGAAGGGCGAGCCGCTGGGCGTGAACGGCGCCGTGAAGAAGCGTTGGTACGTGCGGCCGCACAAGATGTGGGAGTACAGCCGGGGGCTGGCGCTCACGGGCGCGAGCGGGCCGACGCGAGAGCCGGGCGCGAAGCTGCACTGCCTGGACGTCGGCGGCGCGATGACGCTACCGATCCTGTACCTGGGGAGCCTGGGCGACCGCGTGGTGTGCCTGGACATCGACCCCACCATGACCCGCCAGAGCATGGACGCGGCCGAGCGGCAGGGGCTGGAACTGGACTGCCGGACGACCAACCTGGGCGAAGAGGATCCGTCGGCGGCGGATCTGGGCGCGCCCGAGGCCGGGTTCGACCGGGTGTACTGCTTCAGCGTGATCGAGCACATCCTGCCGCCCGAGCAGGAGCGGGTTGCCAGCCGAATGGGTGGCCTCGTGAAGCCCGGCGGGATGCTGTGCATCACGTTCGACTTCGGTGAGCACGGGCCGATGGAGGCGCCGATGCGGACGATGGACGACGCGCACAAGCTCGGCGACCTGATCGGACTGCCGTTGATCGGTGGGGACTTCGTCGATACGGGCGATCGATACCCGCTGAATCGCAAGCACCCGCAGGCTCGGTACACCTTCGGTTCGATGTTCTTTCGCCGGCCCGAGGCCTAA